From a single Micromonospora pallida genomic region:
- a CDS encoding DUF5995 family protein, producing MTEPVWGPVHQDVADLLADHPADVPAVVDHLATLQEVLVRLPPLQESCPLADFNALYLTITSRVLQRLYDGSFADPVFLSRLDVEFAARYFDALRLWTESSPYTPQAWSCLFERMQGPDVRPLPAAAAGVNAHINFDLPFALVTTFAYLESEPADGGDQHRDYLQINEIFAESIPTLRRGYLDRWQLIIDTLNGDLDDWYQGELVEYTRGVAWRNAQRIWRVRHDTHAREYERSRLDGTAARLGRLLLSPLGALLQ from the coding sequence ATGACCGAACCGGTCTGGGGGCCCGTCCACCAGGACGTCGCCGACCTGCTCGCCGACCACCCCGCCGACGTGCCGGCGGTGGTCGACCACCTGGCCACACTCCAGGAGGTCCTGGTCCGGCTGCCCCCGCTACAGGAAAGCTGCCCCCTCGCGGACTTCAACGCGCTCTACCTGACGATCACCAGCAGGGTGCTGCAACGGCTGTACGACGGCAGCTTCGCCGACCCGGTGTTCCTGTCCCGGCTGGACGTGGAGTTCGCCGCCCGCTACTTCGACGCGTTGCGCCTGTGGACCGAGTCGAGCCCGTACACACCGCAGGCATGGTCGTGCCTCTTCGAACGCATGCAGGGCCCGGACGTACGGCCCCTACCGGCCGCCGCGGCGGGGGTGAACGCACACATCAACTTCGACCTGCCGTTCGCCCTGGTGACCACCTTCGCCTACCTGGAGTCCGAGCCGGCCGACGGCGGCGACCAGCACCGGGACTACCTCCAGATCAACGAGATCTTCGCCGAGTCGATCCCGACCCTGCGCCGGGGCTACCTGGACCGCTGGCAGTTGATCATCGACACGCTCAACGGTGATCTCGACGACTGGTACCAGGGCGAGCTGGTGGAGTACACGCGGGGCGTCGCCTGGCGCAACGCCCAGCGGATCTGGCGGGTACGCCACGACACCCACGCCCGGGAGTACGAGCGCAGCCGCCTCGACGGCACCGCCGCCCGACTCGGCCGGCTGCTGCTCTCACCACTGGGCGCGCTGCTGCAGTAG